A genomic stretch from Gymnogyps californianus isolate 813 chromosome 26, ASM1813914v2, whole genome shotgun sequence includes:
- the LOC127025955 gene encoding LOW QUALITY PROTEIN: ribosomal protein S6 kinase alpha-3-like (The sequence of the model RefSeq protein was modified relative to this genomic sequence to represent the inferred CDS: inserted 1 base in 1 codon; deleted 2 bases in 1 codon): MFTEDDVKFYLAELALALDHVHSGGIIYRDLKPENILLDEEGHIQLADFGLSEVSIDHEKKAFSFCATVEYMAPEVIKSGGLTRSADWWSFGVVMFEMLTGTLPFQGKDRKETMTLILEAKLGMPQFLSPEAESLLRMLFKRNPANRLGAGLDGVEEIKRHAFFSKIDWNKLYRREIDPPFKPATGRPEDMFYFDPEFTAKTPEDLPGLPPSANAHQLVRGFSSVAVASNDESQAVQTVGVHSVVQQLHRNSIQFTDRYEVKEDIRVGSYCVYKRCIHKALNREYAVKIIDKSRRDPRKEIEILLRYGHHPNIITLKDVHDDGKYTYIVTELTKGGQLLDKIHRQIFFSEREASAVLFTITRTVEYLHAQGVVHGELKPSNILYVDESGNPESIRLCEFGLAKQLRVEKGLLRSPCYTASFAAPEVLQXQGYDAAWDIWSLGVLLYTMLAGYPPFVTGPDDTPEEILARIGSGKLSLSGGYWNTVSDTAKDLLSKMLHVNPHQRLTAAQVLSHPWIVHCDQLPQYQLNRQDAHVVKGARAAAYSALTRNQSPVLGASRPFSSCSEHYFS; this comes from the exons ATGTTCACAGAAGACGATGTTAAATTTTACCTGGCAGAATTAGCACTTGCTTTAGACCATGTACATAGTGGTGGAATAATATACCGggacctaaaaccagaaaacatccttcttgaTGAGGAAGGACATATCCAATTAGCAGATTTTGGCTTAAGTGAGGTGTCAATTgatcatgaaaaaaaagccttctctttctgtgcaacagTGGAATATATGGCGCCAGAAGTCATTAAGAGCGGAGGCCTTACACGGAGCGCAGACTGGTGGTCTTTTGGTGTTGTAATGTTTGAAATGCTCACTGGTACTCTGCCTTTccaagggaaagacagaaaagaaaccatgacaCTGATTCTCGAGGCCAAACTTGGAATGCCGCAGTTCTTGAGCCCGGAAGCAGAGAGTCTTCTGCGaatgctcttcaaaagaaacccagcaaacaGATTAGGAGCAGGCCTAGATGgagttgaagaaattaagaggcatgcattcttttccaaaatagattGGAATAAATTGTACAGGAGAGAAATTGATCCCCCTTTTAAACCTGCAACTGGCAGACCTGaagatatgttttattttgacccTGAGTTTACAGCAAAAACTCCAGAAGATTTGCCTGGTCTCCCACCTAGTGCTAATGCGCATCAACTTGTTCGGGGATTTAGTTCTGTAGCTGTTGCATCAAATGACGAAAGCCAGGCAGTGCAGACAGTTGGAGTGCATTCCGTTGTCCAGCAGttgcacaggaacagcattcaGTTTACTGATAGATACGAAGTGAAGGAAGATATCAGAGTTGGGTCTTACTGTGTCTATAAGAGATGTATTCATAAAGCTTTAAACAGGGAATATGCTGTAAAGATTATAGACAAGAGTAGAAGAGATCCAAGAAAGGAGATTGAAATCCTACTGCGCTATGGCCACCATCCAAATATTATTACCCTAAAAGATGTGCATGATGATggaaaatacacatacatagtAACAGAACTTACAAAAGGAGGGCAACTGCTGGATAAAATTCatagacaaatttttttctcgGAACGAGAAGCTAGTGCCGTTCTGTTCACAATAACAAGAACGGTTGAGTACCTCCATGCGCAAGGGGTTGTTCATGGAGAGCTGAAGCCTAGCAATATTCTTTATGTTGATGAATCTGGTAATCCAGAATCCATTCGACTTTGTGAATTTGGCCTTGCAAAACAACTACGAGTAGAAAAAGGCCTTCTGAGGAGTCCATGTTACACAGCAAGTTTTGCTGCACCAGAGGTTTTAC GGCAAGGTTACGATGCTGCATGGGACATATGGAGCCTTGGTGTTCTACTTTATACCATGCTTGCTGGCTACCCTCCTTTTGTAACTGGTCCTGATGATACCCCAGAGGAGATTTTGGCCCGAATAGGTAGCGGGAAGTTGTCTCTCAGCGGTGGTTATTGGAATACCGTTTCAGATACAGCTAAGgaccttctttcaaaaatgcttcatgttaaCCCACATCAAAGACTGACTGCAGCCCAAGTCCTTAGTCATCCCTGGATAGTTCACTGTGACCAGTTGCCTCAATACCAGCTAAACAGGCAGGATGCT CATGTAGTGAagggtgcaagagcagcagcttactCTGCTTTGACTCGTAATCAGTCACCAGTTTTGGGAGCCAGTCGGCCATTCTCCTCTTGCtcagagcattatttttcataa